From a single Miscanthus floridulus cultivar M001 chromosome 8, ASM1932011v1, whole genome shotgun sequence genomic region:
- the LOC136470291 gene encoding uncharacterized protein, translating to MTIFVADDENGRGIEELEQLNKLSNRLELWNLERVESSSRAKKANLVKKTQVTDLVLKWCEDETVTQLKHALKWCEDETQVRVRRDKQSKIERTKWWKLKGEMSEITSRDIVAWPAEVRLLTSLKKLHVAHCTQLTGMESNSDGVLPPKLLELIIQRCHSLVKLPHLPSSLEELTIENCSRVEFFSDEVTFPSLQKLQINGCPRLQDLCVSGEKYHDSIAYVPHKEIEIVTRKTSWFTKNCSSIQPCLVV from the exons ATGACAATATTTGTTGCTGATGATGAAAATGGAAGAGGAATTGAGGAGCTGGAACaattgaataaattgagcaatagGCTCGAGTTGTGGAACTTAGAGAGAGTCGAGTCCAGTTCAAGAGCAAAGAAGGCAAACCTTGTAAAAAAAACTCAGGTAACTGATCTTGTCTTGAAGTGGTGTGAGGATGAAACTGTGACCCAACTCAAGCATGCCTTGAAGTGGTGTGAGGATGAAACTCAG GTGCGtgtccgtagggataaacaatctaagattgaaagaacaaagtggtggaaactgaaaggggagatgtcagag ATTACATCAAGAGATATAGTGGCTTGGCCTGCGGAAGTCCGTCTATTGACATCCCTGAAGAAACTTCATGTTGCACACTGTACTCAGTTAACAGGAATGGAGTCAAATAGTGATGGGGTACTTCCACCTAAGCTATTGGAATTGATCATACAGAGATGCCATAGTTTGGTGAAGCTCCCCCATCTTCCCAGTTCCCTTGAAGAATTGACGATTGAAAATTGCAGCAGGGTAGAATTTTTCTCAGATGAAGTCACCTTCCCCTCACTTCAGAAACTGCAGATAAATGGCTGTCCAAGGTTGCAAGATTTATGTGTTTCTGGTGAGAAgtaccatgattcaattgcttATGTTCCCCATAAGGAGATTGAAATAGTTACAAGAAAGACTTCGTGGTTCACTAAGAACTGCTCTTCCATCCAGCCCTGCCTAGTCGTGTAG